One part of the Equus asinus isolate D_3611 breed Donkey chromosome 30, EquAss-T2T_v2, whole genome shotgun sequence genome encodes these proteins:
- the F13B gene encoding coagulation factor XIII B chain isoform X2 has translation MRSKDLVFIILLIISGELYAEEKSCGLPNVENGRIAQYYYTFKNFYFPMSIDKKLPFYCLAGYTTESGKQEGKSTCTSEGWSPAPRCFKKCTKPDLRNGYISEGKLLYKIQESMRYGCTSGYKTTGGKDEEVVQCLADGWSSQPTCRQEQETCLAPELHHGNYSTTQKTFKVEDKVQYECAPGYYTAGGQKTEEVECHTHGWSLTPKCTKLKCSSLRLIENGYFHPIKQTYEEGDVVQFFCHENYHLSGSDLIQCYNFGWYPESPVCEGRRNRCPPLPLPLNSKIQTHSATYRHGDTVRVECKLNFEIQGSEEIHCENGKWTEPPKCIEEKEKIACEEPPIIENGAANITSEIYYNGDKVTYGCARGYHLRGSKEITCKRGKWTLPPECVENNENCKPPPDVINGAVVDGLSANYTTGSSLEYKCNEYYLLRGEKTSHCEQGKWSSPPPVCLEPCTLSVDSMNRNNIQIKWKYEGKVLHGDLIDFVCKQGYGLSPSTPVSELSVQCNRGEMKYPLCIKKEPKRICASPPLIKNGVIINSTGDTYENGSSVEYKCFDHHFLQGSRESYCLEGVWTTPPSCLEPCTLSFAEMEENNLLLKWDFDNRPYILHGEYIEFLCKRDTYIVQVSVIRSELRVLCDRGQLTYPRCVQIESILFVQEL, from the exons AGAAATCCTGTGGTCTTCCTAATGTGGAAAATGGAAGGATTGCCCAATATtactatacttttaaaaatttttacttccCGATGAGCATAGACAAAAAATTGCCATTCTACTGCCTGGCTGGTTATACAACTGAAAGTGGAAAGCAAGAAGGGAAAAGCACATGCACTTCGGAAGGCTGGTCTCCAGCACCACGGTGCTTCA AAAAATGCACTAAGCCCGACCTGAGAAATGGTTACATCTCTGAGGGAAAATTATTGTACAAAATTCAAGAGAGCATGCGGTATGGTTGTACTTCAGGCTACAAAACCACGGGAGGGAAGGATGAAGAAGTGGTTCAATGTCTCGCTGATGGATGGTCTTCTCAACCAACCTGTAGGCAGGAACAAG aAACATGTTTGGCTCCCGAATTACATCATGGAAATTATTCCACAACACAGAAAACATTCAAAGTGGAGGACAAAGTACAATACGAATGCGCTCCTGGCTACTACACTGCTGGAGGACAGAAGACGGAAGAGGTGGAATGTCACACACATGGGTGGTCTCTCACACCAAAATGTACCA AATTAAAGTGCTCTTCTTTGAGATTAATAGAAAATGGTTATTTTCATCCTATAAAGCAAACCTATGAAGAAGGAGACgtggttcagtttttctgtcaTGAAAATTATCATCTAAGTGGATCTGATTTAATTCAATGCTATAACTTTGGTTGGTACCCAGAATCTCCTGTATGTgaag gaagaagaaatcgATGTCCTCCTCTACCTCTGCCTCTAAACTCCAAAATTCAGACACATTCAGCAACTTATCGTCATGGAGATACAGTTCGTGTAGAATGCAAACTTAATTTTGAGATACAGGGATCAGAAGAAATACACTGTGAAAACGGAAAATGGACAGAACCTCCAAAATGCATTG aagaaaaggagaagatagCCTGTGAGGAACCACCCATCATCGAGAATGGTGCAGCAAACATAACCTCTGAGATTTATTACAATGGGGATAAAGTGACCTATGGATGTGCAAGAGGCTATCATCTCCGTGGATCAAAAGAAATAACTTGTAAACGTGGAAAATGGACACTTCCTCCTGAGTGTGTTG aaaataatgagaattgTAAGCCTCCACCTGATGTAATAAACGGGGCTGTTGTTGATGGGTTATCGGCAAACTACACAACAGGATCATCGCTGGAATACAAATGCAATGAATATTACCTATTGAGGGGAGAAAAAACATCTCATTGTGAGCAAGGAAAATGGTCATCCCCCCCACCTGTTTGCTTAG agccGTGCACTCTCAGTGTGGATTCCATGAATAGAAATAACATACAGATAAAGTGGAAATATGAAGGAAAGGTCCTACATGGAGATTTAATAGATTTTGTATGTAAACAGGGATATGGCTTATCTCCATCAACCCCAGTGTCTGAATTATCTGTCCAGTGCAATAGAGGAGAAATGAAATACCCTTTATgtattaaaaaag aGCCTAAACGAATATGTGCATCTCCTCCACTTATTAAAAACGGAGTCATTATTAATTCAACGGGAGACACCTATGAAAATGGTTCCTCAGTAGAGTACAAATGTTTTGATCACCACTTTCTTCAGGGGTCCAGGGAGTCCTATTGTTTAGAGGGAGTGTGGACTACACCACCATCGTGTTTAG agcctTGCACATTATCTTTTGCTGAAATGGAAGAGAATAATTTACTCCTGAAGTGGGATTTTGACAATAGACCATATATTCTTCATGGCGAGTATATTGAGTTTCTTTGTAAGAGAGATACTTACATAGTTCAGGTATCTGTTATCAGATCTGAACTTAGAGTGCTGTGTGACAGAGGGCAGTTAACCTATCCAAGATGTGTTCAAATAGAAAG CATACTGTTTGTTCAAGAACTTTAA
- the F13B gene encoding coagulation factor XIII B chain isoform X1, which yields MRSKDLVFIILLIISGELYAEEKSCGLPNVENGRIAQYYYTFKNFYFPMSIDKKLPFYCLAGYTTESGKQEGKSTCTSEGWSPAPRCFKKCTKPDLRNGYISEGKLLYKIQESMRYGCTSGYKTTGGKDEEVVQCLADGWSSQPTCRQEQETCLAPELHHGNYSTTQKTFKVEDKVQYECAPGYYTAGGQKTEEVECHTHGWSLTPKCTKLKCSSLRLIENGYFHPIKQTYEEGDVVQFFCHENYHLSGSDLIQCYNFGWYPESPVCEGRRNRCPPLPLPLNSKIQTHSATYRHGDTVRVECKLNFEIQGSEEIHCENGKWTEPPKCIEEKEKIACEEPPIIENGAANITSEIYYNGDKVTYGCARGYHLRGSKEITCKRGKWTLPPECVENNENCKPPPDVINGAVVDGLSANYTTGSSLEYKCNEYYLLRGEKTSHCEQGKWSSPPPVCLEPCTLSVDSMNRNNIQIKWKYEGKVLHGDLIDFVCKQGYGLSPSTPVSELSVQCNRGEMKYPLCIKKEPKRICASPPLIKNGVIINSTGDTYENGSSVEYKCFDHHFLQGSRESYCLEGVWTTPPSCLEPCTLSFAEMEENNLLLKWDFDNRPYILHGEYIEFLCKRDTYIVQVSVIRSELRVLCDRGQLTYPRCVQIERKIILELTSTANPSLFVEEDWS from the exons AGAAATCCTGTGGTCTTCCTAATGTGGAAAATGGAAGGATTGCCCAATATtactatacttttaaaaatttttacttccCGATGAGCATAGACAAAAAATTGCCATTCTACTGCCTGGCTGGTTATACAACTGAAAGTGGAAAGCAAGAAGGGAAAAGCACATGCACTTCGGAAGGCTGGTCTCCAGCACCACGGTGCTTCA AAAAATGCACTAAGCCCGACCTGAGAAATGGTTACATCTCTGAGGGAAAATTATTGTACAAAATTCAAGAGAGCATGCGGTATGGTTGTACTTCAGGCTACAAAACCACGGGAGGGAAGGATGAAGAAGTGGTTCAATGTCTCGCTGATGGATGGTCTTCTCAACCAACCTGTAGGCAGGAACAAG aAACATGTTTGGCTCCCGAATTACATCATGGAAATTATTCCACAACACAGAAAACATTCAAAGTGGAGGACAAAGTACAATACGAATGCGCTCCTGGCTACTACACTGCTGGAGGACAGAAGACGGAAGAGGTGGAATGTCACACACATGGGTGGTCTCTCACACCAAAATGTACCA AATTAAAGTGCTCTTCTTTGAGATTAATAGAAAATGGTTATTTTCATCCTATAAAGCAAACCTATGAAGAAGGAGACgtggttcagtttttctgtcaTGAAAATTATCATCTAAGTGGATCTGATTTAATTCAATGCTATAACTTTGGTTGGTACCCAGAATCTCCTGTATGTgaag gaagaagaaatcgATGTCCTCCTCTACCTCTGCCTCTAAACTCCAAAATTCAGACACATTCAGCAACTTATCGTCATGGAGATACAGTTCGTGTAGAATGCAAACTTAATTTTGAGATACAGGGATCAGAAGAAATACACTGTGAAAACGGAAAATGGACAGAACCTCCAAAATGCATTG aagaaaaggagaagatagCCTGTGAGGAACCACCCATCATCGAGAATGGTGCAGCAAACATAACCTCTGAGATTTATTACAATGGGGATAAAGTGACCTATGGATGTGCAAGAGGCTATCATCTCCGTGGATCAAAAGAAATAACTTGTAAACGTGGAAAATGGACACTTCCTCCTGAGTGTGTTG aaaataatgagaattgTAAGCCTCCACCTGATGTAATAAACGGGGCTGTTGTTGATGGGTTATCGGCAAACTACACAACAGGATCATCGCTGGAATACAAATGCAATGAATATTACCTATTGAGGGGAGAAAAAACATCTCATTGTGAGCAAGGAAAATGGTCATCCCCCCCACCTGTTTGCTTAG agccGTGCACTCTCAGTGTGGATTCCATGAATAGAAATAACATACAGATAAAGTGGAAATATGAAGGAAAGGTCCTACATGGAGATTTAATAGATTTTGTATGTAAACAGGGATATGGCTTATCTCCATCAACCCCAGTGTCTGAATTATCTGTCCAGTGCAATAGAGGAGAAATGAAATACCCTTTATgtattaaaaaag aGCCTAAACGAATATGTGCATCTCCTCCACTTATTAAAAACGGAGTCATTATTAATTCAACGGGAGACACCTATGAAAATGGTTCCTCAGTAGAGTACAAATGTTTTGATCACCACTTTCTTCAGGGGTCCAGGGAGTCCTATTGTTTAGAGGGAGTGTGGACTACACCACCATCGTGTTTAG agcctTGCACATTATCTTTTGCTGAAATGGAAGAGAATAATTTACTCCTGAAGTGGGATTTTGACAATAGACCATATATTCTTCATGGCGAGTATATTGAGTTTCTTTGTAAGAGAGATACTTACATAGTTCAGGTATCTGTTATCAGATCTGAACTTAGAGTGCTGTGTGACAGAGGGCAGTTAACCTATCCAAGATGTGTTCAAATAGAAAG gaagattatccttgaactaacatccactgccaatccttctctctttgttgaagaagattggtcctga